From the genome of Halorussus sp. MSC15.2, one region includes:
- a CDS encoding S46 family peptidase codes for MTHTRDFEDLLELENVIGVEYDETNDRIVAFVTEKVPESELDSNHVIQRNVDRDSDVEAIGEIGPLGGGPVPDAQGARKNRHRPVEGGVSEANANVSAGTAGMYPVEVVDTSVGEWAVSVSEGDRVRLSNNHVYARSNAAELGESILQPSPYDGGTAEDAVGEVVGYVPLGDGASVDVAARSVDSDRESDEYHDLGGRYPTSVRRSGLGDLKGDTVVKTGRTTGVSTGEVKATSASVRVQYGDDLGAVTLRDLVVTSDISDGGDSGSPVFLKASGELLGEVFAGSDSVSVLCKAANVESNLGVKFVTGTDDDQYVESFDTTVGVQMEQHDLSLEELSGDKPKAGETIDASATVSGNYDGKCWLEVQGDRYTFELTASEGGGRYTADVAVSVTAPDEYRGSFDVRIAGGYVEQS; via the coding sequence ATGACTCACACGCGAGATTTCGAGGACCTACTCGAGTTAGAGAACGTCATCGGCGTAGAGTACGACGAAACGAACGACCGCATCGTCGCCTTCGTGACCGAGAAGGTGCCCGAGTCGGAGCTCGACTCGAATCACGTTATCCAGCGCAACGTCGACCGCGACAGCGACGTGGAAGCAATCGGCGAAATCGGTCCCCTCGGCGGCGGACCGGTCCCCGACGCCCAAGGCGCGCGAAAGAACCGCCACCGTCCAGTCGAAGGCGGCGTGAGTGAAGCGAACGCGAACGTGAGCGCCGGAACCGCCGGAATGTATCCGGTGGAGGTCGTCGATACGTCGGTTGGCGAGTGGGCCGTGAGCGTCTCGGAGGGCGACCGCGTCCGACTGAGTAACAATCACGTCTACGCGCGGTCGAACGCGGCCGAACTCGGCGAGTCGATACTGCAACCCTCTCCGTACGACGGCGGGACCGCAGAGGACGCGGTGGGGGAAGTAGTCGGCTACGTCCCACTCGGAGACGGCGCGTCCGTGGACGTGGCGGCACGGTCCGTCGATAGTGACCGGGAGTCCGACGAGTACCACGACCTCGGCGGCCGGTATCCGACTAGCGTTCGGCGCTCGGGGCTGGGCGACCTGAAGGGCGACACCGTGGTCAAGACCGGCCGGACCACCGGCGTCTCGACCGGTGAGGTGAAAGCCACGTCGGCGAGCGTCAGAGTCCAGTACGGGGACGACCTCGGAGCAGTGACGCTTCGGGACCTGGTGGTCACGTCTGACATCTCGGACGGCGGCGACAGCGGGTCTCCGGTGTTTCTCAAAGCCTCGGGCGAACTCCTCGGCGAGGTGTTCGCCGGGTCCGACAGCGTCTCGGTTCTCTGCAAGGCGGCCAACGTTGAGTCGAATCTGGGCGTCAAGTTCGTGACGGGGACCGACGACGACCAGTACGTCGAGTCGTTCGACACGACGGTCGGCGTCCAGATGGAGCAACACGACCTCTCGCTCGAAGAGCTGAGCGGCGACAAACCGAAGGCCGGCGAGACTATCGATGCGAGCGCCACCGTCTCCGGGAACTACGACGGTAAGTGCTGGCTCGAAGTACAGGGAGACCGCTACACGTTCGAACTTACGGCCTCCGAAGGCGGTGGACGCTACACGGCAGACGTCGCCGTGTCGGTGACGGCACCTGACGAGTATCGGGGGTCGTTCGACGTACGCATCGCCGGTGGCTACGTCGAACAGTCGTGA
- a CDS encoding TIGR03557 family F420-dependent LLM class oxidoreductase: MTEFGINLASETHGPEELTEYARRAEDASFDFAVVSDHYHPWIRKQGNSPFVWGTIGAISERTEELELGTAVTCPTMRVHPAIVAQAAATAQVQMDGRFFLGVGTGERLNEHILGDRWPPHSVRLEMLEEAVGVIRDLWSGEMVTHHGDHYTVENAQVFTLPDERPPIHVSGLGPKAAKAAGRIGDGYVATSPKEELVNRFEEGGGAGPKYGGMMVSYAESDEEGVTNAHEWWPNAGLKGGGQELPTPKHFEDTVQNVTEDDIAEAVVTGPDPQPYIDKVQKYVDAGFDHVYFQQTGPNQEAAIEFFQEEVVPEFS; the protein is encoded by the coding sequence ATGACCGAGTTCGGTATCAACCTCGCAAGCGAGACGCACGGCCCGGAGGAACTGACCGAGTACGCCCGCCGCGCCGAGGACGCGAGTTTCGATTTCGCCGTCGTCTCGGACCACTACCACCCGTGGATACGCAAGCAGGGTAACAGTCCGTTCGTCTGGGGGACCATCGGCGCAATATCAGAACGGACCGAGGAGTTGGAACTGGGTACCGCGGTCACCTGTCCGACGATGCGAGTCCATCCGGCAATCGTCGCGCAGGCGGCGGCCACCGCGCAGGTCCAGATGGACGGGCGATTCTTCCTCGGCGTCGGAACCGGGGAACGACTTAACGAACACATTCTGGGCGACCGGTGGCCGCCCCACAGCGTCCGACTGGAGATGCTCGAAGAAGCCGTCGGCGTAATTCGAGACCTCTGGTCCGGCGAGATGGTCACCCATCACGGCGACCACTACACCGTGGAGAACGCGCAGGTGTTCACGCTTCCCGACGAACGCCCGCCGATACACGTGTCCGGATTGGGGCCGAAGGCCGCGAAGGCGGCGGGCCGAATCGGCGACGGCTACGTCGCCACCTCGCCCAAGGAGGAACTGGTGAATCGGTTCGAGGAGGGCGGGGGAGCGGGACCCAAGTACGGCGGGATGATGGTGAGTTACGCCGAGTCTGACGAGGAGGGCGTGACGAACGCCCACGAGTGGTGGCCGAACGCGGGTCTCAAGGGCGGCGGACAGGAACTCCCGACGCCGAAACACTTCGAGGACACCGTCCAGAACGTCACCGAAGACGACATCGCGGAGGCGGTCGTCACCGGTCCTGACCCGCAACCATACATCGACAAGGTGCAGAAGTACGTCGACGCCGGTTTCGACCACGTCTACTTCCAGCAGACCGGTCCGAATCAGGAGGCGGCCATCGAGTTCTTCCAAGAGGAAGTGGTTCCGGAGTTCTCGTAG